In Coregonus clupeaformis isolate EN_2021a unplaced genomic scaffold, ASM2061545v1 scaf1128, whole genome shotgun sequence, a single genomic region encodes these proteins:
- the LOC121539415 gene encoding akirin-2-like — MACGATLKRTMEFDPLMSPTSPKRRRCIPVSPSSPRKYLRMEPSPFGEVSSRLSAEQILNNIKQEYKRIQKRKHIDVVYQQTEGCYSPESPPPLSASSMPGTSAGGSSPSRKEQPLFTLRQVGMICERLLKEREDKVREEYEETMTSKLAEQYDTFVKFTHDQLMRRFGEQPASYVS; from the exons ATGGCGTGTGGAGCGACCCTGAAAAGGACCATGGAGTTTGATCCATTGATGAGTCCGACGTCGCCTAAAAGGAGAAGGTGTATCCCGGTTTCCCCATCATCCCCACGGAAATACCTTCGCATGGAGCCGTCACCATTTGGAGAGGTGTCGTCAAGACTATCAGCTG AGCAAATTCTGAACAACATCAAGCAGGAGTACAAGCGCATTCAGAAGAGAAAACACATTGATGTCGTTTACCAACAGACAGAGGGTTGCTACTCCCCAGAGTCTCCACCCCCTCTTAGTGCATCCAGTATGCCAG GCACATCGGCTGGAGGTTCTTCTCCATCAAGGAAAGAACAGCCCTTATTTACTCTTAGACAAGTTGGAATGATTTGTGAACGTCTACTGAAGGAGCGTGAAGATAAAGTTCGGGAGGAATATGAGGAGACCATGACTTCCAAGTTGGCAG AACAATATGACACTTTTGTGAAGTTTACACATGACCAGTTGATGCGAAGATTTGGAGAGCAACCTGCAAGCT ATGTTTCCTGA